A region of the Pygocentrus nattereri isolate fPygNat1 chromosome 27, fPygNat1.pri, whole genome shotgun sequence genome:
GCGCAGCGGGCGCTTCATCGGCTCTCCGTAACGCTGATGAGCCGGTCAGGGACGTGTTTTGGCCTTTACACTCACGAAGGCTACTCGTGTTGGCAGCCAGCAAACTGTATGTTTTAAAGAGCGCCAGCCAAACCAGAGCTGGCGCTTCGCCGAGTGTGATGAGTTCACTTTCCACAACTTCCAGCGGGCTAATTAATGGCCAAATAATGGAAGTTATCACATCTCACACAGATAAGCCCAGCTTCCTTACTGTCAGTGGCGTTTGTACAGACAGGAACGTGTGTCAGAAGTATCAGGTATCTTATCAGCTCTCCTGCCAAGACTGAACTTTCCGGTCTACCTTAACAGTCGCAGCAGGTACATTCCTGTGATTCTGGTAACAACTGCACCAACAAGAAGTGACTgttgcgccatttaaggtggaagggaaGATGCGAAAGACAAGCTAGCCTCACTTTCCTGCTCTTCTTGGGGTTTCTTCATCTTTCGCAGTCTGTACTCTGCCTGGTTGTTAATCGGTTTGTTGATGTGAGTCTTCGACTCTACCCTCACCTCGCTTCTCCCCGTGCCTCCTGTCTTCAGGCTCGATCGAAGCTGCTCCAGCGAAGCTATGAAGCGTCTATAAGTGGTAGCGCTggggtgtgtgtgcgcgtgcgccCGCGGGATGGAGAGTGATTGCAGGATCCCGATGGCCTGTCTGAGACCCCGAGTCCTGGCTCTGCACGCGCTCTTCTGGGGTCTGGTGTCTCTCAGGTTAGTCCACAAAATTACAAAAGCCTTTGATTCGGGCTGATAAGTCACTGGTTTCCGTCTCGGAAATTTCTCTCAAAGGGCAGACCAAGTGGGAAACTTTGAGATTTTATGAGTGATGATTATCAATGACTCTTCACCTTTTTTATTCCTCTCTCAGAGTGTTTGGGGCTGCGCTTCTGAGTGaagagaaatctgcaggtacATACAGATGTTCTTTCAAATCCCGGTACACAGAGTTCTAAAGTAGCCTATCTAGAACACACCGATAACTCTTATAATGCAGCTGTCTACATCATTAACAAAATTGTCTTGCTGATGTTAATGTTTCTTAATTGCAGTAACAAAGTCTGTGACCATGCCATGTTGGCAATTGGAAGAGTTTGTAGTTGCTACCGAGTGCACCCTGTGTAATGCTTTTCAAACGGTGAGAatcatctttgtgtgtgtgtgtgtttaaattcTGTATGCGTATATTTACTCCAAAGGTCAGTccaatatttgtttttgtgagtgGCACTAATGTTCCTTTGGCTTGCATTAAATCCCTGTCCATAATCTCTCCAGAAGACAGAAGTGGCCTGTCGCCAGACAGGATATGTGGAGAGGATTAACTGTACCAAGTCCAACAAAGATGAGTTGAAGAGGTAAGCCCGGCTCTTTCCCTGAACCTTACTGAGTCTTTTAACAACTGCAATGTTCCCATTAAACACAAGTTGTTATTGTCCTTTCTCTTTGCATCTTGGTAGTTGCCGCTCagcaacaatggaggagcacCTGTTCTGGAAGTTTGAAGGTGCCGTGCTGGGGCTCACTGTTATCTTCGCACTAGTGGTGGTTGCCCGGCAGCGCTCCTTAGACCGGCAAGCCTCGGAAAAGGTTCGCAGGCAGATAGAATCTATTTAGTACTCAAAACTTGAGTTAAGAACTATTGGACAAATCTGATCAGGAGGTCCAGTCCTCTGAAGTTACAGCAAGGGTcagcattttttcagtgttataGCACAGCTGTAGTAACCAGTTCACCTCCCCGGTTTACTGGTTCAGCATGGGTTGTGATCAGTGGACACTCCTCCACAAAACTTGCCATGACTGGCCGAATAAATGATAGATTCCTTTACATTCTGACATTAAATGTGGATGAGAGATTTCGGCCTCCTTGCAGAATTGACCCTTTTCCCCAGATAATCCATGCTATGGTACAGTGATCTTGTTTTAACTATGAACTTTCAAGGATTTGAATTGGAGATTCAGCCTccaaatgaaatggaaaattaaacacagacagacattacATGAGAAACAACTGATAGCTTGCTAAGACCTGAGATTAGGGAAAGTTTCTGTGTTTATAGTATATGGCTGAAGGTACATGTTTTCACTAACACTGTGCTGATTTTATGTACAGGGTGAGTATGTGAGTTTGTTTCAAATGACCACATGTTTTAAAAGTATTGGAAACTTGTCTTGCCTTTGAATctgaaaaatatgatttgtCTTGGAAGTGTCAAACTGACGTTTTTAATTATGAAACGTTGgccctgcattttttttttttaagtgtgttccaTATCATACTGGGCTGAATGTAATTattgacactgaaaaaatggtTGCTTGCCTCTTTGCTTGTAGACTCCAGAACATAAATAATTAGCATCAATTGTTCAGTTTTTCcttttataaaattatataaaattagAATTGTTTTTCTAGCCCTTTCAGTTTCAACCATGGCATCAAATACAGAATGACCACTTTTCTCTCCGTCATGCTGTGCATGGTTTTCAGTGTATGTCTGATGTTTTGCCTGCTTAATATTTGACTTGTACAAAGTACTGATGACGCGTTGGGCACTGCACTGATTGCCGCTGCTGATTTCTCTCAACCTAaactctgctttttttttaatctgtctgTTAAAAATGTAGTAAAGCTGCATTATGTTGAATAACGTTTCAGTTTTAAATTGCTTTTTGAAGTGGTAGACATGTATGGTGAAAACCTActctgtcttttttattttaactgtgGCACAAGTCCGGCTTGAACCTGTGCTTCCAGGAGTAGAgctgttctttttatttttctacaccatGTCCCTCTGGTCATGTGTGATCTGGTGGGGTGAAGCCAGTTTGCAAAGTCATATTTCATCTATTTTGTTGCTGGACAGGATTACAAGTGAAGAAAAGGCTGCATGTTCCTGGCTAGGGTCTTCTCTTTGGCAAGTTTTACTGGCCCACCCAAACTGTagataatgtattttttatgaaAGATGCAATGTTTCCTATTCTCTATGTTTGAAAGGGGAATAGAGGAATAAACTAAACAGAGAGAGTTCTtgctgtatctttttttttagccTTTGTTTCATGTATACGACTTCATTTTCCTTGCAAAGCTGTTAACGTCTCTAAGATAAGAGTATTTATTTTCGTGCATTTTCTCACAAATCATTGTAATGTGAGATTAAAAGCTCTTTAAGAAAAAGTGAGTGCACTTTGATGCTTTGGGACAGGAGCAGATATGGCCATGCTGAGAGTCTCTCCAAGCAGAGCAGTACTTTTCAACGTTGCACTGTGGAGAGAAAATGACATAagaacaaataaacactttGTTCTTGCACTTCTATAATTAGTGTAATAAGAGACGCCTACACAAACGCCAAGCCATCTGAATGGTGATTGCATAATCTTTGGCAGAGCCAAAAATGCTCAGTATACCAGAAACAAGTCCCTTAAATGTTTCACACCAATCCACTAAGTGCTGCTCGAATGGGCAGTGGAGCACTGGGCTACAAAGTGCTTGTAGGTTAAAGCCTCATTGGAGGTACAATCCTGTGAAATGTCTGAATGGACAATAAATCAGCAAATTATAGAGGTGTAGCCAAGGGAATGAGGCATGGCCACACTTCTGGCCATCCAAGTTTTGGAAAGTGAGACAGCCATCAATCAACCATCCATAATAAAGCATCATTTACACTTTATGGAGAAAATCTGTCATTAAGGTAGTTTACCAGTCAGTTATGAGAGTCTGATGATGCTGCATTTAATAACACCAtgtaacaattttcaaaaaaaaatttgttcccagttgttaagtgtgttttcctgattgtttgtaccctaaatgaatagaaaaaagttattattcccTGTAAACTTTGGTTTTGTGGTCAGcaaaatgatattttgaaattgatctatttttaaggatattcgccatatttcaagatacttaagaagcttctggaattgtgagaactatcaagaagtttctagaactgtccagaattatctagaactttctGGGACTGTACAGAATTGTAGGTAGCTGTATAACTACAGTTATATAGGGCCACTATAGCCCTtcctgagagacagagagacatgatCTAATTGATTGGGATTGCATAGTAAGTGGGCAACAGCCATCACAGACAAAGGGGAATTGACctagacagacaggtgtgaattcattctctattcagattctgataacgacagtattcacacttcaccccacacccattacaggaggagcttaggaaggaccactactttcaaatgtatatattgtgtgttactCTGCTACCGGGTGATCAGTCTTGCTCTGCTGAATCCTCAGTACACTCTTGTACTTTGATACTGCATGGAATAAAGATTGACCATTTTTATCGAGTTTGGAGAGGCATCCTTTTTCCTTACAGTACACAGCAACTTAGTCAATTTAGATGGCATCAAGAGGTTGCATACATCCAGCAGATGCATTTTGCTATGTATGTGGCCATTTTATAAAGACAAGAGTGAAAAAGTACTCTGTGGAAGCATCTGCTAAGATGTGTGAGGCCTACAAAGCATACTTCGGCATGCCTGTTGGTGACCAAGACAAACCATGGGCTCCTCATTTCACTTGTGAGCACTACAAGAAAACTCTTGAAGGTAAGCGGATAAATGATACTCTCTTAAATAgcagatttaaatttttattttgcaaatttcttaaatcagttaaagtttaaaagagCTTTAATTAACACCTTTTCACATGTTGtagttaaatatatcaaatatatacagatatattttattgtttgatatATAACAGATTTCAAACTGTGTTAATATCGCACATACCACTAGTCATTAGTGTGAAATAGGCCTAAATCAAATTCTTAatccaaattttattttgtttgcttataGGTTGGTacaggggagagaagagagccaTGCATGTTGCTGTCCCAAGAATTTGGCGTGAACCGACTGATCACTGACATTATGAACTTTGAATGCCGTTACCAAGGACAATATAACGAGAACATGATGGGCGACTATATTTGGGGATTGATTCGTGAATCTGATTTGCAGTATAGTCGTAAATCTCggaaaaccacacacttctgaacagttTTTGGTAATCTGTGTAAATTTGCAATGCCTATAGTGTTCTTAgtctgactgtataaatgagaAGATGCAAAATCGTctgtttctataataaaaattcataattttcattGCCGTGGTCACAAAAGCgaagtttatgatgaatgtaagcaatttttaatttgttttagacataagcaattggaatataacattaaaaagctggGAACAAAACTTGTGTTACATAGTGTAATCAGTGTGTCTTGCTGTGATGGGCTAAGTACTCAATAAACAGGCGAGTCAATGTGCACTGGGCcccttcagcagtgctgctctgtaagCTACACTGTGAATAAGGCTATTCGATACATTAGGTACTAAAAGTAGTCAGCTATAATCATTTATCATGCTCATTTCTTGTTATAGTTGAATATACGCATGTGGTGTAAATACCTTATACAGTGCTGTCTGGCTGACTGTCTAATCATTGCACTCATGTATTACCTGAAGTGAATTCAACCTAAATGAATAACTTCTGTAGCCTGtctatataaaatgtttttttttttttgttgtgcactaaaaaaagtgatgcatttaatttacttgattcaaacaCATCATTTCCTCATGTATcactaaaatatgtaacatCAACAGTTTTATCTTTCAATTTACTTTCAGCAATAGTTGTATTAATGTCATATTTTATTgatgtggaaatgatggacaGATTTGGTTATCTACAGAGATAAACAAACCATCAGTTTACATGTCAATTTAATGCAGTTGTGCTCCCAGGTAAATCATCCGTCTTAACCTGACCCTCCCATACTAAAGGTTCTAGCTATGCTCCTGGTCTGTTATGGGATAGAAGTACCAGAACTGTTATTCTCCTTCTCTTCAAACGCCTGCACACTCCTGGAAGACGGTTGAACCTCTGCCTTAATGTACTCTCGCCATCTGTCTGGAAGTTTCCATTAGAGGATTTTGTCTGCGAAGATAAAACAGTTTCATTAGCCTAGCACTTTGGCTAACAAGAACCGCGCCACCCTTGTTGTGTTAAAATGCCCGTTATTTCAGTGACACTGTCgatatttgatttttaataacGTTATTTCAGTATCAAAATCTTTGCTGTCATATATTAAAGATACACTGTATTACAGTACAATATACAGTAATTAGCATGTTTTCGAGTAGAAGGGTCACTGACCAGGACGTCGTGACGAATTTCTCGATAAACCTGCTTAATCTAGTCTACAGGTTGCGTTGGTTTTGTGCACGTTTCACTCACCAGGTCTGTTTTGGTCTCCTCACTGGAGTCCGTCAGTTCCAAAGGCAGGTTCTCCGGTGGTCTCGCGAACACAGTAGTAacacataaaactacacaaaccacAATCAGCGAGGTGAAATTTGGCATAATGTGGTTTTACGCCACTTGTGAGGGACAATATTAGCCTGGCGCTTCTGATTGGGAGCAGGTCCGTGTTATTTTTCCGCACCTGTTCTCAGACAAGCCCCGCCTCTTGCGCGAGTAGTTCGTGCTGAAATAGCCAATCCAAGCTGTAGACGGGCCTTCTAGCCATTAATCTCGCAGGTCTCTAATCTCGGGCTTTGTCGGTGTACGGGTGGGTGAAACGCAGATCCCACATGTTTTAAGCGTAAATATCCGCCCAGTATGAGAGACTTAATTAGTGAAAACGTTAAGTTATCTTGTTTTGCTGCGTGTCTCACATATGATAAAATAATACCTCCATCCCGAGCACCTGTGTCCCGACTTGTAGTGCAGGCTAATCCTCTCTATTTCAAAGCGGCTTT
Encoded here:
- the si:ch211-191i18.4 gene encoding uncharacterized protein si:ch211-191i18.4, which codes for MPNFTSLIVVCVVLCVTTVFARPPENLPLELTDSSEETKTDLTKSSNGNFQTDGESTLRQRFNRLPGVCRRLKRRRITVLCNVEKYCSAWRDSQHGHICSCPKASKCTHFFLKSF
- the jtb gene encoding protein JTB isoform X2, encoding MESDCRIPMACLRPRVLALHALFWGLVSLRVFGAALLSEEKSAVTKSVTMPCWQLEEFVVATECTLCNAFQTTEVACRQTGYVERINCTKSNKDELKSCRSATMEEHLFWKFEGAVLGLTVIFALVVVARQRSLDRQASEKVRRQIESI
- the jtb gene encoding protein JTB isoform X1; translated protein: MESDCRIPMACLRPRVLALHALFWGLVSLRVFGAALLSEEKSAVTKSVTMPCWQLEEFVVATECTLCNAFQTKTEVACRQTGYVERINCTKSNKDELKSCRSATMEEHLFWKFEGAVLGLTVIFALVVVARQRSLDRQASEKVRRQIESI